The nucleotide sequence TCAATGCTGCAGCTAATTACTGCCAGGCTGAATGCAGGGCAGCAAGAGGATCAATGCCGACTGTGGGGATGAGCCGCCAATCGGCCCTGAATAAACCCAAATTAGTGGGTTTTCTCTATTTACATATGAGTGGCGGCGAGACATCGGCTGTAATCCCTCCACGCTGAGGCGCAGGTGTGAGACAAAACCGAGCCGGGATGTTTTCTAAGGTCATTAACAGGAAAAGGAGCGTTGTAGGACAGCGGCATGCTGGGAGAAGTACGGCAGTCAATCTATAGGGTCCGCCACACGAGCCGGATCCAGACTCCTCCTAGCGGCGGCGGGCCCGAGGAATCTTATCCCTTCCCAGTTCTTGAGTCTTTTCCTGCTGCACTGCCTCTTTCAGAGCCCAGATGTGCACGGATTCTTAGCTGGACTCGAGCTCTGCTTGGGATCAATCGTCACCAAAAAACCAAAGGTCACATGACCTCTGGGTCGGGACTGAAAGGATGACGTAATAGCTTCAGAGTTGATCAATTATGTTAGAATTATATTTACAAGGACTTTATTCCAACCAAGAGAATCGCACAGACAATGTCCAGTGAAACTATTTCATTACAATAATTAGAACGAATGATTGGACGCAATGACGTCGTCACGGCAACGGGAACTCAGAGGAAGCTAGGAAATAATagatatgttaaaaaaaatatgttgagaTCTCATCAATTAACTGAAATATTGATGGAAATCTTGTCATTGTTATTCAgagtaaatattatttatttgtttacgtGACACCGAGGACCcggtttaaaatgtattcatgaaaCTTTCTCACAAATGAGCCTCAGTTAAAACTGAATTTGAgctcataaatgttttttaatacaTTCTGAGaggcttttcttattttttattttgggaaattctaaaaatgaatttttttctgaaatgttttctgaCCAGAATTAAAATTAAgagagaaaataatgaaaaattcGAATTATTTTTCAACAAATACGCACTAATATATTTGCTATACGtattcaataataaataaactctATTCTGCTGCCGCCGGATATTTACTCTACATTTTCCGGTGTAAACGGAGATCCCAGCGAATTCCCAGTCCGACCAGTTCCTCCATGCAGAAATACAAACTCTTTTCATGGAGTCTTTagccccccggcccccggcccccacTCTGCTCCAGGAGGAGAACCCGGGTCACGCAGAGCTTCCGTGCGTCGCAGGAGTGAAAGAACTCCTGCGCCTCTGGAGGATTCCTCCTTCACACCGGAGCCGTTAACCGGGACCCGCGGATTAGCGCCTTCATCCCGACTCTTCCTCCGATGTGATTACATTTTCTCCAGGTTTCATATTTGTGTCTGATGATGGGACCGCCCcctctggatggggggggggggggggacacgtgACACACCCGATAAGAAGTTCTCCAAGAGCTCGAACATTTTCTTCTCCCTAACGAGTCCCGTTAATTCCGTGCGCGCCAGTTAATGAACGTTAATCCGTCACCCCTGGATGCCATTGttgcgggaggggggggcgacCATTTGGATGCAAATGCGTGACACAGTGACAGCAAGGTGCTTATCAAACTGTCCTGCTGTCCTTTCTGCGGGGTCGCTCGGCAGACCGCTGCGCATAACTCCGGGACTCGGACCATGGCGAGCTCTGCGTCTCTGGAGACGTCCTGCGGGAGGACCGGACCCGCCGCCCCGCCGAAGACCCTGGCCTTCTCCATAGACCGGATCATGTCCAAGGAGGAGCGCACGGAGGGGAGGAAGGCGCTGGGGCTCTGCGCGCCCATCCCGTGCGTCATCCCGCTGCAGCCCCTCAGCTACGACCTCCAAGCCAAGGCGCTGATGAGCTACTCGGAGCTGTGGAGGGCCGGGCTCAGGGGTGCTTTCTGCGGGGCGGCTCCGTGCAAGGGCGGCTGCGGCGCGTGCGTGAAAGCGGCCGCGGGTTCGAGAGGGGTGGTGAAGCCGCAGGTGCTGCACCAGGCGGTGGGCGTGCCCGGCTACTATTTCAACTACCTGGACTCTGCGTACCAGCAGTCGGAGCTGCTGGCGGGACACTGGTTCTCCGGGCCGCAGGTCCAGGCGCACCACCGGCTGGTTCTGTTGGAGAACGCCAAAGTGACCGGGGCGGGCGCGGACAAGGCGCCCACGCCGCAGTACCCGCACAAGGAGCACCTGCCGGGGCAGCTGGACCAGATCGTGAAGGAGAACCACGTCCTGAGCGCAGACAAGAGCaagaaggtcagcagcagcagcggcgacGGGAAACCCAAAAACTTCACGTGCGAAGTCTGCGGGAAGGTGCGTGACGTCCCGCAAGCCGCCGCGTTTCAGCCCGGTTCAATAACACAGGTGAAGTGGAATCAATGAAATCTGAATTCcgctgctccgctttctgcgTTCTGTTCCAGGTTTTTAACGCGCACTACAATCTGACCAGACACATGCCGGTGCACACCGGGGCCCGGCCGTTCGTCTGCAAGGTCTGCGGGAAAGGGTTCCGGCAGGCCAGCACGCTGTGCAGACACAAAATCATCCACACGCAGGTGAGTCCGCGTGTTCGTCCTCACCTGTGCGCGAGACCTTCCGAACCTAAAACGAATTGTCCCCTTCAGGAAAAGCCGCACAAATGCAACCAGTGCGGGAAAGCGTTCAACAGAAGCTCCACGCTCAACACGCACGTCCGGATCCACGCGGGATACAAGCCGTTCGTGTGCGAGTTCTGCGGGAAAGGTTTCCACCAGAAAGGTAAAAGATAATGTCGGAAGTTTTCGGCTTTAATCCTGGAATATTTCCGTTCGGCGGGGACAAACGGCGGATTTTATGCCGTTGAAATCTCAGAAATAGAGAATAAATAATTAGAGTAAATTCAGTCCAAAACACTTTTTGGAAAATTATTTTGCTTCCAAAAATCAATTTCATGattttaaagaaattaaataattttactGATTAAAAAAGGGGTTCGGGGACGAATTTgtgaaaatgaattttaaatatTAACCTTTTAAGATCCtgtattaaatgtaaaatattattatgtTCCTATAGTTTTGATACcgaaattatatttaattataaaaaatagattattattattatttagataGTAAAACGCAATATAAAAGTAAAGCGCAGCGAAATGATAGtgaaataaagtattttgatttaaatgtaaaaaatatgatttttccGTATGAGGTGATTTTTAAAGCCGCGACTTCTCCGGAATAATTCCGGTTTGTTCCGGACGGGTCGGGGGTTCTGCAATGCTGCTGCGGGTAATGAGGGGAGCGCTGCGGCCCCGCGATGAGGCATTCACGGACACAGGACATGTCAGTTCGCTCTCCCTTCGGGACGGCAGCATTTGCTCCGGGTCAGCAGCCCGACCCCCCGAACCCAGGACGAGGTGGGCCTTTTCAGTCCCGCGTTTGATCCTGATCAAATTTGACAACTTCTTGACTCCGACACACAAAACTCTGAATAATGAAGGCTGagcatgaagaggaagaggaagaggcctcCTTCTCACTTTTTACAAgatcaaagaggaaaaaaatgtggaaaaggttacaacaaagaggaagaagcgactctgaggaagatgatgatgatgttttgatttattttcaaaaataatcaaatttaaataccaaacaaagcaaaataaaataaaagtatgacaaataaatcaataatttagGATATAGACggaggaaggaaaaggaaataaaacagatCACTACAAACGTTTATTAATGGCTGCATGGCTTCCGGTTGGgacatttcacaataaaatgtgttgacAAACACCTCGTCTAAGAGTAAACataaataaggaaataaaatcatCTGATCAACAGTCACGTCACGTGTTTAATCAATAATTAAACAGTTTGCATTTTTAGATTTCAGACTCACCGTATTTCCGCAGCAGATCCCGATCACGCTGATTGATGGATCGATCTGGTTGTGGGTTCGACTTGTCACGATCTGCTTTTAAgatgatgaaaacacaaaccttTAATCAGCTGGTTTCCTTTTATCTCATAACGTTTTACATTTACTTCAGAATTATTCCTTTTCTGAAGGGAATTTTCCTCCTGTTTGTTTCCGCGCAGAGTGGAAAAATACCTGTCATAATTTACCTGAGGGAAACTTTGGAGCAAAAATAACCTTCAAGGTCTTGTGAGAATTAAAATTCGATCACGTGACTTCACGAATGTAAACAATAtctgcagaaatgattgagataaTTTGAGACGATAActgtcttccttcctcctcctcctcctccccccctcaggGAACTACAAGAACCACAAGCTGACCCACAGCGGGGAGAAGCAGTACAAGTGCTCCATCTGTAACAAGGCCTTCCACCAGGTGTACAACCTCACCTttcacatgcacacgcacaacGACAAGAAGCCGTTCACCTGCGCCACGTGCGGGAAAGGCTTCTGCCGCAACTTCGACCTGAAGAAACACATCCGGAAGCTGCACGACCTCTCAGCGGCCTCGGACGCCTCCCGGGAGCTGCTCAGCTGAGTCCCGCCCCTCGAACCGCAGAACTGAACACGGTCCCCGAAAACGCGCGTCCTGTTGTCCCAGAGGGGCCACCGTAGGGAGAAGGGACCGGAACCTGTAGGAATGTGCTCTTCCTGCATCCATGATGGAGGTGTAAATATGGAAATAAAGAATGTTATTTAAGATGTGAATCATTGCCATGTTGTGTTTGACATGGAAACGATgttaatgtgaataaataagttaaaaGCTCAACCCGAAACGTTTCTGTTCTTCAACCATCttggaaataaaatgaagactGTTAACAGCCAAAATCCACATTCTGTAGAGAACCAGaaatgaattaaacattttaaagaagatGTTTAACTAAAGACGGATGAAAggaatatattaaaatatgtttaatgaataaatgaaaggagaaaacattcaaaaataGAATAACTAAATCAAATCAGATGAACGAGAACGCATTCAAAACAAATAGAGAAACCAAACAAATTAAAGGCAAAACTTTTTCAACGTAAATAAAccaaaattaaaatacaagaaagaaaacaacaaagcagaaaGTATAGAAAATAAAGCTGAAAGTTAAAAATTAAACCgcaagaaagagaaaacaaacattatCAATAAGAAATAGAGAAATATAAGAATCTCTTTTCATGATCAGCTTCTTGCGGAAGACGTGCCAGTGTTGATTCCGCAGCTTCATTTCGTTCAGGTTGCATTTTTTCCAACTCGATTTAAACctctggaccaatcagaggccagCTTTCAACAACCTGCACAGGTACTGAAATGAACGAGGTGCTGTCAGAACCCTCGTGGACTCCTCCCCGGCTCCTCCATTTATTGACAGACACGATCTCAATAAGGCCGCGTTTACACTTGACTCCTGCGTAACGGCGCGGATGATGAGCGGTAACGTGAACCCTTGAAGGAGAATGGCATTAACGATAACCGCTGAAGGAGCGAGGAGGGCGCCTCCGCCCATCACGGCAGGAGATAATGGAGCACTCGGGCCGCAGCTCCTCATCTGCGCCTCGGCGTTAATAGCGCTCCCGTGATTCTCCTCACGGCTCCTGGAACAATATTATCCCTGCGCGCATTCAGGGGAGGCGCGGCTCCGTGCTCCCAAACGGCGCGCTCTCCATTAACAGCCAATTAGCGCCGAGACGGGCGGCGGGGCGGAGCAGCCGGTCGAGCTAATATTGCCTGATCAATCAGCTTTACGTGAGTCTGGACCACCGATCCCCCGGGACGACTGGTAGGGGCGGGGACAGGAGACAccgcccagcagcagcacacgtCTGGAGCGTTCGCCTTAATGTGACGTCAGCACAATGACAAGGGTCACCTGACCTTCATGGATATGTCAGGTGTATCAGGCTTCCATCCAACCGTCTGTCCATTCATtgatctgtccatccatccatccatcaatctgtccattcatccctccattcatcgatctgtccatccgtccatccctccatccatccgtctgtccatccatctctaAGCTGTCAATCAATATTTCACTGATATTTTCTGTATCAATAGTTTGTTAGAATTTTAAAAAAGTCCTAAACATATTCTGATGAATGTTTTTGAGAGGCAGGATCTAATCCGGGGTCTAGTCCATCAGGTTCCGGTGGTGATCCGGGtcatcatctggatccagaatgtcCTTTAAGATCAACTACCTTCATGGATATGTCTACACCGATCGGACAAAAATGACATCGTGACCATCAGTGTCTCGTCCTGATCCGCTTCGCCAGATCCAGATTAAGATGCTATTGATCcggactgacctgagatcagatccGAGACGAAATGGATTATTCCTAAAGTtccggatccggatcctgaAGAAAACTATCAGACTAATAGAGAGACCCATGCGATCCAGGATCGAGGGCAGGTCTTCAGGATGTCACATGATGAGGATCAGCCAATTGTAATGGAGAAACAGAGCTGCTCTCTGAAGTCATGAAAACTTATCTTAAGGTGCTTGATCTGTAAACTGATCCCGTTCATCATGGACCATTTTATAAAAGCATCTCCCCGAGGTCACGGCCACGGCAACCTCCATGACAACGACCACCTCCACGACCACGACGACCATGACAACCATGACAACCTCGACGACCACAACAACCAAGCAGATAAATGaaatacacaaaaatacacaatccTCCATTTTCAAGTTTGTGTTCGCGTTTCCTATGGAATAACGttaaaatccacacacacacacacacaatcacagctGAAACACCCTGAAGGCGGCAGGTTGCCCTTTTCTCTGCACCTCGCCCTCATCTGAGCAACCGTCTCAACGTCCACAAACACGTTAATTGACGGACGGGAGCTTTAATTAGAGCGCGGCATCATGGAGGGAGATTATTGGCGGGAGCGAGCGCTAATCGGCTGTAAACAACATGAGGACATCTCTCTTTATGCTCGCTCCGGGATCAGATGGGATTCAGGCGATTGAGGGGCCACAAAGGAGCCGCTTTGAGACAGGAAGGGAAGAAAAGCGGGAGGCGGTCTTTTTGTCTGCGCCATGAATTGATTCTAAATGGGAGATTAGCGGGGAAGCTTCAGCCGCCGCCTCgaggaggaagcagagaaaGGGACCAATTAAGTCTACCAAACGTTAACTTCCATCAGTTTAGCCCACATGAAATTCCAATTAAAGCGTCCCGGCGCTGGcggcttttcttcttcttcttctttggagtgtgtgtgtgtgtggggggggggggggggggtcactgcagCCAGCGGTTCCCACAACATCAGCTACCAACTCCGAGACGGCCCACTTGAAGCTAGGCCGCCTtttcacacagcaacacaactgAAGGTGCCGATAGGGCAATCACCTAAAAAAGTTAACGTCAAACCTGAATAACCAACAACCCAACAACCAGCAACCAGCGACCCAACAACCAACAACCAGCAACCAGCGACCCAACAACCAACAACCAGCAACCAGCGACCCAACAACCAACAACCCAACAACCAGCAACCAACAACCCAACAGCCAGCGACACAACAACCAACAACCCAACAACCAGCAACCAGCGACCCTACAACCAACAATCCAACTTTAAGTCAGACGATCTTCCTTGGTAAAATTTGGAGAATGTTCAGATTTCCTCTTTAATATTTGCTTGTTTGGTTGTTTGGATTGAAAATGGAATATTTGGGATTACATAAAGCGAACTGAAAAGCTTGGACTGGatttgaagccccccccccagcagccccatTCGGCCCTCGTTAGTGAAGCCCGGGCCCTTTGGCACAAAGAGCCTCCCGGACTCATTGTGAAGGGGTTAATGAGCAGTGGCTTCTCATCGCTCGTCCTGCTTTAAATGAGAAAGAGTGGAACCGAATCTACAAATGTTGCTGTTTAAAAACATGCGTGCTCCACGTCTGACGGGGAGACCAACACGGGCTGTGATGTTTGGAAATGAGCCACTCGAGAGGCTCACGTATTAAAACGGAGCAAAGATCATTTagattattttacaattattggTTCCTGAGAGTCATGGATGATCTCCTGAGAATAAAAGCATCAATTATTTCTACTCCAATGTATGAAAATGAATGTGGTGTCTGTCATAGgtcccacgcacacgcacacacatacaccgaccactaggtggcaggaaAGAGTCAGCCTACTGAACTGGTTCATGTTCGGGGAGGCAGCGATTCTTTTGGACCGCGAGGACGATTTAGTTTTACGACGTTCATTCTCCTGATCCTGTTTGAATGTCTGGACATTTCATTCTTCCTGTAGTCAAAGGAAACCATCAGTTAATAATAAAGAAcgaattaaattcatttttatttctatagcaccagatcacaacgggaagttatctcaagacactttacaggagtagcagggaaagacagaacccaacttgacccacaagagcaggAACTTTAGAGACGGAGGGAAGGTAGAACCACCCTttaccaggcagaaaccttggacagaacctaagactcatcgTGGATGGACATGTCTGGGttgagatggagggagagagagacaacggtagaaagacagaaagggagagacagagacaaggacaggtcaccgacaaacacacaatctATTCAGGTGAATTTGTTTGCATATGAATGAGATCATcgttcctcctgcagctcctcctcctcctccggcttcAGGGACTCCTTGTGGAGGAGGGTCAACTGATTCGGGGATGTCCGGCGCCCCAGCTAATCCCCTGACCCGAGCTGACCCTGCTGGGAAGCGCCCTCCCCGGGTTCACTGTGTTAATGATGCGGCACTCTGCTGCCCCCTCCCCGGTTTAGCAATGAGCTCCACACGGTACCAGCGAAAGAAAAACAACGTTAAAAATCTCTCTTTCATTCAAACAATAGATAAACGTGGAGTCATGTGATCGGCGTCTGAGGCGTGATCATGTGACTCGTTACAAAGCTCACGTGCTGCAAACCGCAGGAGGTCCAAACGCCGTTCTTCCTGTCGGGGCTCATTCCCATTTTGGGGAATAGTGTGATTTAAACCAATCCAAGAACATCACTGGTTTACGGTGgagaaggggcggggctggccGGCCGATGTTCTTCTGGTGTCAGATACACAGAATCTGTTCTGTAGCAGATCTGGAGACATAAGCACCACTCGGgaagcagagccccccccccccccccccccttggtggGCCCCTCTGTAAGACGGACATTCAACGCAGCGCAGGAAGAATTTCTCTATTAGCTGCTGAATTGCTGAAAGCAGGAGCAGCCGGGCCACAAACCACGCAGTTTTTGGATTGATAATGACCCAACCCCCCCATTATAACAACACGCAGCATCTAATTATCCAATCAACAGGAGACCACACAGCCAATTACCCGTCAGAGGGTCTCAGTTGCATAATCCcacgatgggggggggtcactgaacGCCTCGCGGCCCCAGCCATATAGAACACATGACACGGGGGCTCCAGATCGCGCTCTTCAAACCCTCTCACATAATTTACCCCATCACATCTTCATCCTGCCCTTCTCACCTGcccagctaccccccccccccccccctccccccagaaaagacagaaaggcGTAAAGATGACCACCTTGGCAAAAAGCAGGGAaaatgataaaaacacacatttcaagcACGTTCTTTCACAGCATCCTCAAAAAGACGGTTCCAGAGAAatcttaaattaaatcaaacataaacgcgtttaaaaaaaatctattttattccATCAAACTAAACTATTTTAACGCATCAGCTCTATAAAGTCTCTGGTTCTCCGCTCACATCCCAATCGTCATCAGTTGACACAGTCACACTCTCCTGAGGAACCGGCTCCCCCTGGT is from Brachionichthys hirsutus isolate HB-005 chromosome 8, CSIRO-AGI_Bhir_v1, whole genome shotgun sequence and encodes:
- the fezf2 gene encoding fez family zinc finger protein 2; protein product: MASSASLETSCGRTGPAAPPKTLAFSIDRIMSKEERTEGRKALGLCAPIPCVIPLQPLSYDLQAKALMSYSELWRAGLRGAFCGAAPCKGGCGACVKAAAGSRGVVKPQVLHQAVGVPGYYFNYLDSAYQQSELLAGHWFSGPQVQAHHRLVLLENAKVTGAGADKAPTPQYPHKEHLPGQLDQIVKENHVLSADKSKKVSSSSGDGKPKNFTCEVCGKVFNAHYNLTRHMPVHTGARPFVCKVCGKGFRQASTLCRHKIIHTQEKPHKCNQCGKAFNRSSTLNTHVRIHAGYKPFVCEFCGKGFHQKGNYKNHKLTHSGEKQYKCSICNKAFHQVYNLTFHMHTHNDKKPFTCATCGKGFCRNFDLKKHIRKLHDLSAASDASRELLS